The sequence below is a genomic window from Microbacterium abyssi.
GCTCGCGGGCCTCGTCGGCGTGGCAGCACTCGCGGTCGCAGACTCTCTCCCGGCGATCATCGTCTCCTGGCTGTGCACCCAGACCGCCTACAACGCCGTGCTCGCCTCCGCAGCTGCACTACTCGCCGACATCGTGCCCGACAGCAGACGAGCCGCGGCGTCGGGAGTGTTTACTGCCGCCGCGTTCGTCGGCACGCTGCCGCCGCTCGTGCTCGCGGCTCTCCTCCCCCGCCACGTCGATCTCGTCACGTTCGCGATGCCCCTGGTCGCGCTCATCGTCGTCGGCTTCGCACTGAGCATCCGCGAATCCACATCGCACGCACACGCACGGGCGCCGAAGAGCCCGGCAACATCGCGCCGTGGCATCCGGATCGCTTCCTTCTCGTCCGCCTTTGCCGCGGTGTGGCTGCAGCGGCTGGCGATGCAGTCGGCATTCTCTCTCGCGACGGCGTTCACCATCTACCTGATCATCGACCGGATGACGAAGGATCCGGTCGATGCGACACCGATCGCCATGATCGCCACGCTCGCTGGCGGATCCGGCATCGTGATCGGCGCAGCCGTGGGAGGCGCCTGGGCATCACGGGTGCGGCGCTATCTTCCGTTCCTGGTGTGCGGCGCACTGGGGCTGGCCGCAGGCGCAGCGACACGCGCGTTCGCAGATGCACCGATCATCCTGTGGATCGCGACGACGATTGGCGGCCTCGCGGTCGGAGCGTATCTCACGGTGAATCTTGCGCTGGCGATGCGCGTCATCCCCGGCAGCCGTGCGGGCACGTATCTCGGAGTGCTCAACGTCGCCGAGACGATTCCGCAGGTGCTCGCGCCGATGGTCGCCGCCGCCCTGCTGCGCGTCGGTCAGGGCGACCCGGTCTCCGGCGCGAACGACAACTACCTGGTGCTGTACGGCACCGCGGCAGCCGTCGCGCTGCTCAGCCTTGCGACTCTTCCGGTGCTGCGTCGCGCGTCCGCTGCGCGCGTCCCGATCGAGGACGAGTCAGGACGAGGATCACCAGAACACCTGCCAGCAGACCGATGACCCACCACGGGAATCCGGGATCGATGACGTCGTCGGTCACCGCGACCCGGTCGATGCTGCCCGCGGCGGGTGGTTCGATCCGTTCGCCTCGAACGAGCAGTCGGTGGGAGTTGATGCCGATCGGCGTGCAGGTGACCAGGGTGACGTAGTCGCCCCCGGCGATCTGGCGCAGCGCGTCGGTCTGGTTGGGCTCCACGGTCAATATCTGGTCGACGGAGTAGTAGAGGACTTCGTTCAGGACCGTCACGGTGAACACGTCACCGAGCTGCAGCTCGTGCAGATCGGTGAACAGCGTCGAGTTCACGAGCCCGGAGTGCGCGGTCAGCACGCTGTGGGTGCCTTCTCCGCCTACAGGGAGTCCCGATCCATAGAGGTGGCCGGCACCCTGGGCGAGGGTGTTCTCGTCGGTTCCGTGGAAGACGGGCAGATCCACGGCGATGGTGGGAATGCGGATACGGGCCATGACATCGCCGGGCAGGCCGCCGAGCAGCTGTTCATAGCCGTCGCGCCCACCGGCGATCTCACTCTGTGAACCGTCGGCGTCGAGCGCATAGGGGTCCCGCAGCGGCCCATCCGGGAGTCGGTCGTTGTACTCGTGCGCGGCGGCGAGCACGCCCTGTACGACGTCGTCGTCAAGCGCGGCGACGTCGTGGACGTACCCGTTCACGGCGGTGGCGTGAACGCGGGCGGAGAACCAGGATGCTGCGGACGGGTACAGCAGCACGCATAGTCCGACGATCGTCAGAGCCACGATGACGATCCGCTGGGTGTGCCACGGCGCCGCGGGCTGCGCGCCCGCGGCGCCGTGGGCGCGGATCAGCCCACGACCTTGCGGTGGCGAACGCGAACCAGCATCAGGATCGCGCCGGCGAGCAGCAGGGCTCCTGCGGCGTAGATCAGCGTGGTGCCGGTGCCACCGGTCTGCGGCAGCATGAATCCCGCATTGGACGGGACGTTCTCGACCTCGAGGTCCACCCCGGTGGCCGTCGTCGCAGCCGTGACGGTGAACTCGACGGGGGCGGCAAGCAGCTCGTAGCCCTCCGGAGCCGTCGTCTCGACCAGCCAGTACGTCTGGTAGTCGGCCTCCTCTGCGATCTGCACGCCGTCAGCCCAGTCCGAGTAGCGCAGACCCGACAGGGTCAGGATGCCGTTGCCGTCCACGGCGTGGACGGTCTGACCGTCCAGCTCGATCGCCTTCACGCCAGCGCGCGCGTCGGCCTCAGAGTCGAACACCGAGAACTCTGCACCGGCGAGCTGTGTGCCCGTTTCGTCGAGCTTCTGGATCTCGAAACTGCCCCACTTGGTGATGATCGGCGGGGTGACCTGCGGTCCGTTCGGGTCGCCGGGGTCGACGTCGAAACTTCCGGCGTTCGGATAGATGTACGCCGAGTTCGAGATTTCGGCCACCGCGTTCGCGGTTGTCGTGATCTCGACGAGGACCTGTGCGGTGTGGTTCGCGGCGAGCATGAGGCGTCCGGCCGCCGTGAAGTCGACCGTGACAGTGTTCGTCACCTCGTCGTGCGCGACGGTGAAGTGCGTTCCCGCCGTGATCGCAGTGCCGTTCGAGAGCGTGACGGCGGTGCCTGTGTAGTCGAGTGCGCTGTTGAGCGCGTCGACGACGCGGTACCCGTCGATGGATGCCTCGTTCGAGATGTCGCTCGTTATGGTGAACTCGATCTCATCGCCGAGGGCGATGTCATCGGCATCCGTCACGGTCTTCTGCGCCGCCGTCACCGAGTTCTTGGGGTAGACGTGCACGTCGTACAGCCAGTCGTCGAGGTTCTCCGGGTCGGTGACCGGAACCGTCACCAGGAACGGGGCCGAGGGCGTGACGCCGCCGGGGTACGACGTCTCGCTCACAAGGTAGAGACCGAGGTCGAGGTCACCGAAGAACGCTTCCCCAGAGGCATCGGTGGTATCCGCTTCCGCCGCGCCCAACGTGCGGCCCTGAGCGGTGATGGCATCCACCGCCTGCTCGGTGTAGCGAGGCGCGGCGTCTGCGAAGCCGGCGGTCAGCGCGTTCGCGTCGGCCCAGCCGGCGTTCGTGGCTAGGTCGATGCCCTCGACCTGCTGGATGGTGAACTCGACGCCTTCGAGAGCCTGGTAACCGGGCACGGTCACTTCGGTGCCGTTGTTCGGCAGCCCGCTGGCCGTGTCCTGCTTCTCGTACTTGTGCACGGTGAGCGAACCGGTCTCGGTGGCGTCGATCGGTGCGGCATACGCGGGAGCCGCGATGCTGCCGAG
It includes:
- a CDS encoding class C sortase, producing MALTIVGLCVLLYPSAASWFSARVHATAVNGYVHDVAALDDDVVQGVLAAAHEYNDRLPDGPLRDPYALDADGSQSEIAGGRDGYEQLLGGLPGDVMARIRIPTIAVDLPVFHGTDENTLAQGAGHLYGSGLPVGGEGTHSVLTAHSGLVNSTLFTDLHELQLGDVFTVTVLNEVLYYSVDQILTVEPNQTDALRQIAGGDYVTLVTCTPIGINSHRLLVRGERIEPPAAGSIDRVAVTDDVIDPGFPWWVIGLLAGVLVILVLTRPRSGRAQRTRDAAPEESQG
- a CDS encoding SpaH/EbpB family LPXTG-anchored major pilin, with protein sequence MSEIQRHRRRLTTVATLIGAVFALGSIAAPAYAAPIDATETGSLTVHKYEKQDTASGLPNNGTEVTVPGYQALEGVEFTIQQVEGIDLATNAGWADANALTAGFADAAPRYTEQAVDAITAQGRTLGAAEADTTDASGEAFFGDLDLGLYLVSETSYPGGVTPSAPFLVTVPVTDPENLDDWLYDVHVYPKNSVTAAQKTVTDADDIALGDEIEFTITSDISNEASIDGYRVVDALNSALDYTGTAVTLSNGTAITAGTHFTVAHDEVTNTVTVDFTAAGRLMLAANHTAQVLVEITTTANAVAEISNSAYIYPNAGSFDVDPGDPNGPQVTPPIITKWGSFEIQKLDETGTQLAGAEFSVFDSEADARAGVKAIELDGQTVHAVDGNGILTLSGLRYSDWADGVQIAEEADYQTYWLVETTAPEGYELLAAPVEFTVTAATTATGVDLEVENVPSNAGFMLPQTGGTGTTLIYAAGALLLAGAILMLVRVRHRKVVG
- a CDS encoding MFS transporter; the encoded protein is MRARTRAYSAERRTVYLLAAVNLVALGSLTAPVVAAIPLKIDALLPEEHRASALATVLTLGGLAALLANPLFGALSDRTRSRWGKRRPWMLGGTLAGLVGVAALAVADSLPAIIVSWLCTQTAYNAVLASAAALLADIVPDSRRAAASGVFTAAAFVGTLPPLVLAALLPRHVDLVTFAMPLVALIVVGFALSIRESTSHAHARAPKSPATSRRGIRIASFSSAFAAVWLQRLAMQSAFSLATAFTIYLIIDRMTKDPVDATPIAMIATLAGGSGIVIGAAVGGAWASRVRRYLPFLVCGALGLAAGAATRAFADAPIILWIATTIGGLAVGAYLTVNLALAMRVIPGSRAGTYLGVLNVAETIPQVLAPMVAAALLRVGQGDPVSGANDNYLVLYGTAAAVALLSLATLPVLRRASAARVPIEDESGRGSPEHLPADR